Genomic window (Myxocyprinus asiaticus isolate MX2 ecotype Aquarium Trade chromosome 26, UBuf_Myxa_2, whole genome shotgun sequence):
ttaaagggatagtttacccaaaaatgttctcatcatttactcaccctcccacACAAACTTTCACACTTTCCATGAAAGAATAGATGCGTCCAGGAAGCAGTATCTTTTATAAACCTTTATTTATTACCACAGTCCCTGCAAAATAACTTGGATAAAAAGTGATATTCAGAATGCTCAATCAAAGCctttctgtattctgtatttACTAAAAACCAATGAACTgcaaaatataaaaagacaattaaaaaatgtacatggTTTTGATATTTACAAATGCAATGAATTTGAGAcggaaacataacataaaattataattttttaatcctAAAGCTTAATAATTAATACATCTTGTTGGTAGACTCCTCTTTTTTTATGTGCTGATAGAAATGAAATGTAGTTTTTCCccaatgttttcatttgaaaactttaTATACTATGTTTTTGTAATTTCTGCACACTTAGTTTTGGTTTTATAGTTTAGTTTAAAATTGTGTAAATCAGTGTAAAATGTGTGTAAATTGTAAGCAATTCTGCAAATGATAAAATTATagtaaattacattatatttacataCAGCATTTTACACTTACTGCATCCTATGACAGttatttttaatgcaataaacAACTTGACGTCAAGCAAAAGCATTTGTTCAGCGAAAAACCTGAAGAAACCCACATATAATCTTCTTATATTGCTAAAATGCTCACCAGATTTTTGTTGGTTTATTCATTAATGTGGCTAACTGAAACTGTACCCCTTCATTACTGCAGATATAAACCAGGCCACACCATGATCCCCCACATTTGCTCACAAGCCCTCAAGCATGGTGCTGAATAACCAGATCTCTTCTTTTTCTTTCAAAGGGATTACCCCAAATCGATAGGCCAGTGTTTGCAGGAACGTGGCCTCTCAGTGGAAATGCTTTACCTGCAGGCGGAATCAGGCCTGACCCGGGCCCTCCAAGATGTCCGCTCCGACGGTTCCCCCTTATGTATTCTCGTCGAGCAGACTAATGTAACACTCTCCTCGTGCACAGTAATCATATTTTCAGAGTTCCTCAAAAGTAAGTCCAGACCAGAGTTTATCTCCCAACAAAAACTGTTTAAATTTACTTTATACTGTAGTTAAATAATCTTATACAGTAGCTAAAGATTAAACACTCTTGACCTAGTGGTGGGCATTTTTACACTCTTTATTAGGGAATGAACACTCTGAAAAGCAAAATATTAACTCTTACCATAATAAGCTTTATCAAAATGCCttcaagcacacatgcacctcataaaatgtgtttttgtctggagttcttgtttttattcttttattcttgTGGGTAGATCTCAGTCATTTTCTCTCCCAAGTCCTTTGttcagagaaaatattttttctcatatTCATAAAAGTTCTACCCCATTTTTACCTCATTCATACCCCAAAAATTAATGTTTAGTAGCTTGCAGTAACTTTGTCTGCCTGTTTTAGACTTAATTAGCATTTTCAGAAGCATACATATTATTCAAGAGTTAATCAAATAAATCCAATACGCATCAAGAAATGACCTGAAATTAAGAGAACATTTTAAAACCTATGACATTTTTAGACAGTAGTGTCATTTGTTTTTACTTACCAATCAACAGGAATCAAATGGAATGTTAAAGCCAAAGCAGTATTTTACATGTGAAGTGTGAGATACTACAAAAAGACTGCTGATTGAGGTTAATATTAAAAGTGCTTGTTCAATGTCCATTTGATCCCCAACATTAAAAAACACCTTGAAGCAACAGACCTGTTCTAATTTCTATTTTTAAATCCTATATTACATGTAATGCCCACCGCTTTAAAACACACACTGGTAAAATTAAATAAAGCAGCTCAAATGTCtgtaataaatatttcaaaagctTTTATACCCTTTTCACCATGCTGGTAAGTTCTATTACTGCAATTCTATTATCAATTATATGTTAACTTAATGGGGTTTTTTTTCTCCAGTACCTAAagattaaattatatatacaatacatacaatatattataattcaatattttttttttctttcaaacataTTAACTCACTTGCTAAATTAGCTGCATATGCCAAGAATGTCTAAGCAtatttgggtaaaaaaaaaaatagaacaccTCTCATTGTGCTACAAGACCGATGAAATAAATCTTTTGTATTTTTGCTCATGCACATTGCCTTCCTCATGTTACACACAGCCAAATAGTTAgtcttaaaacattttaaaatcaatccTACATAAGCTCTCCAAAACGTGTCactttgaaatggtctatacaagCGTGTAATCTATTGAATGTATCCTTTTAACAACATTGTTAATTTTAATGTCGTAATTGGGTTAAGCAGTGGTTGACAGACTGCAGTGTGTTGCTGATGAGGTAGAACTCTGGTGCACACTGCTTAGACTGCAGCGGCTCACACTGAACACCATATGTAACCCCCCTCCATCCGCTGGCTGACCCTTCTATTGCTTCTATGCAGTTCATCGAAACATGCCCAAAGAACAGGCCATGGAGTTTGTGATGGCAGAGTTTGGGCGCGTGAGTGGCTCACGCAGGGATCCAGACCCCACGGAGGCAGCGGCGCGGGCGGCTGAGCTGACAGAGGACTACCTGGTGCGTGCCAAGCTGGAGCGCCATACTGTTCCCTCTGCCACACGCCACCTGCTCTTTCTCCTGGCCGAAGGTTTTCACCTGTACACAGAGGAGTTCAGCACACTGGCAGAGTACCTTCAAAACCGCCAGGACCATCTGCAAGGTCAACATTCAACCCTGTCCCCCTGTTGTAGTTTAGTTAGATTCTTATTGTGTTGTCTTCATGAAAACTCTACATTCTTTGTTTTAGTGGTAATGCTTATTTATCATGCTTCTCGTTATATATGATAAACGcaatattgtttaaattaaacatgcattgtgtgctatattgaaagtttattcaaaaatatttaatgtacatAAAATAGGCGCAAATATGAAATGTGCAACTGTTGACAAGGTTGGCAGTAGATTTTGGAGCTAACACAAGAGGGAGTTAACACTTCCTTTGGGCTCAGTTATTAAGAAGGATATAgctgctaccacccctggagtcgcgagttcgaatccagggtgtgctgagtgcctccagccaggtcttaagctaccaaattggcccggttgctagggagggtagagtcacatggggtaacctcctcatggtcactataatgtggtcctcgctctcagtggggcgtgtggtgagttgtacatggatgccgcggagaatagcgtgaagcctccacacgcgctatgtctccacggtaacccgctcaacaagccacgtgatatgcgtggattgacggtctcagatgtgtagacaactgagattcgtgctccgccaccctgattgaggtgagtcattacgccaccacgaggacttagagagcattgggaattgggcattccaaattggggagaagaaggggagaaaataaaaaagaaaggaggatatagctgcaggcagagctccaaaaaggagcgGGAGCTCCTAACTGCCAGCAAAGATAAAAAAAGAGACCCTTTCCCTAACCGTGCGTGGAATTTgacgcaacccccttttggagtaatccTGCCTTCTTTTGGAGAgactgcccccatttggaggtctctttCCTGCAGCTATATCTACTTGCCGTTATTGGCCGATGCCGGTCATTTCAAAATGAAACGCACTGCTGATTAATTGTCCGTCTATCACTAGATAAAACTCTTCTTAGAATAGGGATGCcgtggctagttgtcacatggggaggTTTGCTATGATTTTGAGGCAAAGATCCAAATGCACAAATGGTTGTTTTCTATTGCAGGGATTTTGTTTGTTGGTTCAGAACATCTGATTTAATCTGTtataaattagaataatttttgtgaattcagTCCTCTAAATTAAAATTCCAGCATCAACTTTTTTGTATACGATTTTTATAACTGCTCTTGGATGAACGAATGAACACAAAACCATACTAGGTTGCATTAAAGTAAGGGTCAGCTATATGATGCAGGTACATTTTAACTAAAAGGGTGTTTGTCTATGCTAAAATTGACTTTCAGAAATGAATCTACCCAGAGATATTACGTAAAAAGTGTAACAACTAATGCCGCTCTCCCATTTTTGTTGGTTTATTCACAACATTGTTCCTTTCTTCCTCAGCAACTTCCACTGAAGTGGACAGTGAGGTGACCCCTGTGATAAACAGTCTTCCTCCAGGGTTAGGAAAGCCCCCACCACTGCTACCTGCTGGCTTTGGACCACCACCAAGAGAGCGGACAAAACCAACCTCAGGCTCAGGAGATGCACCTCCAGGGCATCACATGGGATCACAAGGTTTGTTTATGGGGcacagaataaaaacaaaaatcaataaatGCAAAATCTAAACCGTAGAAATGAAAGattccctggaacacaaaatatgatcagtcatccactttcattgaatgggggaaaaaaagttgcaataaaaagtgaatggtaactgaggctatcattctacataacatctccttttgtgttccatggaaaaaagaaagtcagacatGTTTGGAACGACTTAAGGgttgatttaaaattatttaatccaTTCTATTGTTTAAGCTGACTTTAAAGCTGCTTAATATATTTGGAAAATACAGTGTTTCCTGTGTTTCCAGGCTCATATCCCAAGACAaaaccaccacctctgctttccTTGCACACTCTTAAGCCATCTTCTCACAGATCAACTGTCCCCCAAGGTCCTTCGCCCACACGTGCACCCGCAGTCTCTCATGGTCCTTCATTTGGTTCCCCATCATCTAGAGGGCTATCTGCCCCTCATGTTCTTGACAAACCACAACCTCTTCTAGGCCCAGCATCTCCACACGGTCCAGCCCCGACTCGTAGCCCTCTTCTTGACCATGTACCTCGTGGTTTCCACTCCCCTCGAGGGCTATTGCCGCATCCGGGGTCTCATTCAGTGCAAAGACCACCACTGCTCTGTACACCCCAACCACAGAATGGCCCCCGTGGTCCAAGGGCACCACCACCTTCACTTAAGAGCCTTCATATGGGAGCCCCAACAGGTCAGTTTTTTGTATTATGACTAATGGTATTTAGAGAGAATTTGGTCTGGACATTTTTAATGCTCTTGTTAACTCTTGTTTGGCTAGGTTCAAGTCCACGTCCCCTGCGACGCTTGCTCCTTTGATTCACTCAGGATGTCTGATTAAAAATGTAGGCCTCTACAGCTATATGGGACAGTTGATACATTTTGGACTTAAACTGTCtttaagttttgtattgtttttttgttttgttttgttttttagcaatttGATCACTCTTTTTGTGTATCCTATCTGGTTCTcatgagatgtttaaaaaaacaaagtggTGTAATCTTTATTTTATGGTATTTTCTCCCTTGTGCAGCTGTAAACGAATTTTAGAATAAATGTCAAACATTTCAATGGTATACATTGACCTTACAAAATTGTGTTTTAGCAGAAGTGGCCTCAGTGCAATGGTtgaataaatttaaatgaattaaaggaaaagttcagcaGAAAATGAGAATTTTCTCATGTTCTCAACCTCAGCCTAAATGACTTACTTTCCTCCTGAATGTTAACTGAATGTTAGCTccagtcactttcattgtaccAATTTgtgttcatacaatgaaagtgaatagtgactgaagctaacattctgcctaacatctcttattgtgttccactgaaaaaagaaagtcacacgggtttagagggtgagtatataatggcaaaaatttcatttttgggttgaactatcgTTTTAATGACACCGGTCTTTTCAGAATATCCACACCAGACACAATCAAACAAGGGGCAGTAGATGTTAATACATACATTTCCATCAATAAGTTGAATAAAATGAATGGAACCAAATGTTATTCAAGAACATTAACTTCTCCAGAAAGACACCACCCCATCAATACCTTAGtgcaggggtactcaattaaagttccaagaggttcGGTCTccacatttccttcccagcaaaggtcctgATAATAATAcgtagcttacatggtgtcagtagttatatggctaggaaattatgtatctttttaTTATGAATCACCCAATTATATAAAgttcatatgtaaaatgtgtaaaaaaaaaaatatatatatatatatatatatatatatatatatatatatatacatttttttttttccccataaaaaACCAAATTGGCTGTTGTAACTATAGTCCCACatgaatttacaaaatgtatatcagggtaagtttcttgctggcatggtttGGTAACTTGATgtcaaatatgtatttaaattcatAGGTCTtgttaatgttcctttcattaggctactatgaaaattactctaattaataaactaatacttGCATAAtgcgcaataaactgttaagcactgTATACCTAATATTAGAatagtaatgttcacattaacacgttatcttgtattaccatatatagcctacataataattattttatttttttatgtgtgtactataatgtgcttttctgtgtatagtgaaattgttttcctgctaagaaatataaatttaaattatttgatatctcgagaaaaaggcaccacaatCAGCATTAAAAggcacaaaaaaatattatttttttaatataattatgggacacagttgtccagcatctgcaaagagcatcaaaaactagcatgggtgcaataacatgcagtattttcacaaaatttaaatggatatgttacatttaaatatatacactggctgccaaaagtttggaataatgtacagatttagctgttttggaagaaaattggtacattaattcaccaaagtggcattcagttgatcacaaagtatagtcaggacattactgatgtaaaaaacagcaccatcactatttgaaaagtcatttttgatcaaatctagacaggcccaattttcagcagccatcactccaacaccttatccttgagtaatcatgctaaattgctaatttggtactagaaaatcacttgccattatatcaaacactgcttaaatctatttggttcgttaaatgaagcttaacgttgtcttcttgtttgtttttgagttgccacagtattcaatagactggcatgtcttaaggtcaatattaggtcaaaaatggcaacaaaagaaacagctttctctagaaacttgtcagtcaatcattgatttgaggaatgaaggctatacaatgcttgaaattgccaaaaaactgaagatttcatacaaaagtatacactactgtcttcaaagacaaaggacaattggctctaacaaggacagaaagagatgtggaaggccagatgtacaactaaacaagaggataagtacatcagagactctagtttaagaaatagacgcctcacatgtcctcagctgacagcttcattgaattctacccgctcaacaccagtttcacgtacaacagtaaagagaagactcgggtgcaggccttatgagaagaattgcaaagaaaaagccacttttgaaacagaaaaagaaaaggttagagtgggcaaagaaacacagacattggacaacagataattggaaaagagtgttatggatcttaactccattgagcttttgtgggatcatctagactgtaaggtgcgtgagaagtgcccgacaagacagccacatcaatggcaagtgctacaggaagtgtggggtgaaatgtcacctgagtatctggacaaactgacagctagaataccaaggatctgcaaagctgtcattgctgcacgtggaggattttttgatgagaactctttgaagtagtttaagaagttctgaacgtTTTTTTcaagttgtaatagtaatttttcacgttattaatgtcctgactatacattgtgatcagttgaatgccactttggtgaattaaagtaccaatttccttctgaaacagctaaatctgtcctttattccagtgtgtgtgtgtatgtgtatgtgtatatatatatatatatatatatatatatatatatatatatat
Coding sequences:
- the LOC127417134 gene encoding nuclear receptor coactivator 5-like, which encodes MSSWVKKAGVRRPTPKSAGGGPKPLRSFRRPPYPMREERKEDHQGSESFESLEEVSDYSGAQEYEHSPHQSTAVSSEGYDLSDQRTAVYEWFYQQLHGDGARRPADCVVLSVNNQNLDYPKSIGQCLQERGLSVEMLYLQAESGLTRALQDVRSDGSPLCILVEQTNVTLSSCTVIIFSEFLKIHRNMPKEQAMEFVMAEFGRVSGSRRDPDPTEAAARAAELTEDYLVRAKLERHTVPSATRHLLFLLAEGFHLYTEEFSTLAEYLQNRQDHLQATSTEVDSEVTPVINSLPPGLGKPPPLLPAGFGPPPRERTKPTSGSGDAPPGHHMGSQGSYPKTKPPPLLSLHTLKPSSHRSTVPQGPSPTRAPAVSHGPSFGSPSSRGLSAPHVLDKPQPLLGPASPHGPAPTRSPLLDHVPRGFHSPRGLLPHPGSHSVQRPPLLCTPQPQNGPRGPRAPPPSLKSLHMGAPTGSSPRPLRRLLL